From Gadus macrocephalus chromosome 16, ASM3116895v1:
ATTTATGTCTTTAAAAGCAAGAAGCGCGCATTTCTCATTCGCGCCTTATGTTCAACGTGAAGAGGGtcgctctcctctctttgtTATCAACTCTCCAACAACTTGGACTTAAACTTGACTAAGTCTCCTCCGGACCCCGACATGCATGTCATCAAACGAGGTGCGTATCTTCTGTCTGAATAATGTTGAGGTTATAAGGTTTGTTAAAAATCTTTAACGTTACTGGCATCTGAGCCCCACCATGGAGCCACCTGTGTAAGTTatacatgtataaataaatatttatacatattcaGTTTACCTCGTTACTTTACACTGTTGTTACATTCGAGCTGATCAGATTAACGCGGGAAAGAACCGCTTGTTAAGGTACTTTCTGTCTTGAAGTCCTCCTGAATATACGTTGTTTTGGTAGTTTAAACTACAAACATAGTCTAGTAACGCAATGGTTCATTAGAGTCTAATTAACGACGTCGTTAAAGTATATCTGAGGGGTTACGGTTAGTGCGTGTTTAGTGCGACACGCTATTGCATCATTTCCTAACTGAGCGGTTCAATCTTTGAGCGGTTCAATCATTGAGCGGTTCACTAACTGACAGATGTATTGAGTACTAGAGACCCCGGCTTGAGGAAAAATTAAGCCTAAGGGTAAACCTTGTTATCGAACAGCCCGGAAGCATAATTCTCACAAAATGGTAAAtgatctgcatttatatagcgctttatctgtaaccagtggccacccaaagcgctttacaatattgccacacaatcacccattcatacacacattcatacaccgacagcggagtcagccatgcaaggcgacagccagctcgtcgggagcagttagggttaggtgccttgctcagggacacctcgacacacgctaggaggagccggggatcgaactagcaaccttgcggttaccagccaacccgctctacctcctgagctagtgcTGCCACAAAGCCAAAGGGCTCTTCCATCATAAGCTTTAGCACTAACTCCCGGTTAACTCGCTCAGGTTTGTATATTAACCAGCTATTTGGAATACCCCCCAGTAGACGCATACAAGTAtttcttatgtaaaaaaaaaaaaaaaaaaaaagtgattagAGCACTTTACATCGCTGAGGTCTTTGTAAATTAAAGTGTCTGGGCCCCAAACCGCTCTGGCATTGATACTGGGTTTGATATGATTCGTACAATTTTAATAATTGTAACGAGTAAAGATTCAGCacataaaaaaatgaatttgAGTAAAAGCCTCACCACTCATCAAAAATATGTAATGAAGTAGGGGGGAAAAAAATGAATACTCCAGTGAAGTACGGATACAGCCTTTTAGTGCTCAAGTATAGTAGTGAAGTAGTTCCCTAAACGAACTGTTCTCTAACCTTCCCGCGTTCCTCCCAGATGGACGCCAGGAGCGCGTCATGTTCGACAAGATCACGTCCCGCATCCAGAAGCTGTGCTACGGGCTGAACACGGACTTCGTGGACCCGACCCAGATCACCATGAAGGTGATCCAGGGGCTGTACAGCGGCGTGACCACGGTGGAGCTGGACACGCTGGCCGCCGAGATCACGGCCACGCTCACCACCAAGCACCCCGACTACGCCTGCCTGGCCGCCCGCATCGCCGTCTCCAACCTCCACAAGGAGACCAAGAAGGTGTTCAGCGACGTGATGGACGACCTCTACAGCTACGTCAACCCGCTCAACGGCCGCCACTCGCCCATGATCTCCAAGGAGACGCTGGACATCGTCACGGACAACAAGGACCGCCTCAACTCCGCCATCATCTTCGACCGCGACTTCTCCTACAACTTCTTCGGCTTCAAGACGCTGGAGCGCTCGTACCTGCTGAAGATCAACGGCAAGGTGGCGGAGCGGCCGCAGCACATGCTGATGAGGGTGGCGGTGGGCATCCACAAGAGGGACATCGCCGCCGCCGTGGAGACGTACAACCTGCTGTCGGAGAAGTGGTTCACGCACGCCTCGCCCACGCTGTTCAACGCCGGCACCAACCGGCCGCAGCTCAGCAGCTGCTTCCTGCTGGCCATGAAGGACGACAGCATCGAGGGCATCTACGACACGCTCAAGCAGTGCGCGCTCATCTCCAAGTCGGCGGGCGGCATCGGCGTGGCGGTGAGCTGCATCCGCGCCACGGGGAGCTACATCGCCGGCACCAACGGCAACTCCAACGGCCTGGTGCCCATGCTGCGCGTGTACAACAACACGGCGCGCTACGTGGACCAGGGCGGCAACAAGCGCCCCGGCGCCTTCGCCATGTACCTGGAGCCCTGGCACGCCGACGTCTTCGAGTTCCTGGAGCTGAAGAAGAACACGGGCAAGGAGGAGCAGCGCGCCCGCGACCTGTTCTACGGCATGTGGATCCCCGACCTGTTCATGAAGAGGGTGGAGTCCAACCAGGAGTGGGCCCTGATGTGCCCCAACGACTGCCCCGGGCTGGACGAGTGCTGGGGGGAGGAGTTTGAGAAGCTGTACACCGGCTACGAGGCGGCGGGCAAGGCCAAGCGCGTGGTGAAGGCGCAGCAGGTGTGGCACGCCATCATCGAGTCGCAGACGGAGACGGGCACGCCCTACATGCTCTACAAGGACGCCTGCAACCGCAAGAGCAACCAGCAGAACCTGGGCTGCATCAAGTCCAGCAACCTGTGCACGGAGATCATCGAGTACACCAGCGGGGACGAGGTCGCCGTGTGCAACCTGGCCTCCATCGCGCTCAACATGTACGTGACGGCCGAGCGCACCTTCGACTTCAAGAAGCTGGCCAGCGTCACCAAGGTGATCGTGAAGAACCTCAACAAGATCATCGAGGTCAACTTCTACCCGGTGCCGGAGGGCGAGCGCTCCAACAAGAGGCACCGGCCAATCGGCATCGGCGTGCAGGGCCTGGCCGACGCCTTCATCCTGATGCGCTACCCCTTCGAGAGCCCGGAGGCCCAGCTCCTCAACAGGCACATCTTCGAGACCATCTACCACGCGGCGCTGGAGTCGAGCTGCGAGCAGGCGGCGGAGCTGGGCCCGTACGAGACGTACCCGGGCTGCCCCGTCAGCAAGGGGGTGCTGCAGTACGACATGTGGGGCGTGACCCCCACCGACCTCTGGGACTGGAAGCTGCTCAAGGAGAAGATCGCCAAGCACGGCGTGAGGAACAGCCTGCTGCTGGCGCCCATGCCCAC
This genomic window contains:
- the LOC132473987 gene encoding ribonucleoside-diphosphate reductase large subunit codes for the protein MHVIKRDGRQERVMFDKITSRIQKLCYGLNTDFVDPTQITMKVIQGLYSGVTTVELDTLAAEITATLTTKHPDYACLAARIAVSNLHKETKKVFSDVMDDLYSYVNPLNGRHSPMISKETLDIVTDNKDRLNSAIIFDRDFSYNFFGFKTLERSYLLKINGKVAERPQHMLMRVAVGIHKRDIAAAVETYNLLSEKWFTHASPTLFNAGTNRPQLSSCFLLAMKDDSIEGIYDTLKQCALISKSAGGIGVAVSCIRATGSYIAGTNGNSNGLVPMLRVYNNTARYVDQGGNKRPGAFAMYLEPWHADVFEFLELKKNTGKEEQRARDLFYGMWIPDLFMKRVESNQEWALMCPNDCPGLDECWGEEFEKLYTGYEAAGKAKRVVKAQQVWHAIIESQTETGTPYMLYKDACNRKSNQQNLGCIKSSNLCTEIIEYTSGDEVAVCNLASIALNMYVTAERTFDFKKLASVTKVIVKNLNKIIEVNFYPVPEGERSNKRHRPIGIGVQGLADAFILMRYPFESPEAQLLNRHIFETIYHAALESSCEQAAELGPYETYPGCPVSKGVLQYDMWGVTPTDLWDWKLLKEKIAKHGVRNSLLLAPMPTASTAQILGNNESIEPYTSNLYTRRVLSGEFQIINPHMLKDLTERGLWSEEMKNQLIAQNGSIQAISGIPADLKELYKTVWEISQKTILKMAADRGAYIDQSQSLNIHIAEPNYGKLTSMHFYGWKQGLKTGMYYLRTKPAAAPIQFTLNKDMLKEEAPAETAEEAKERNTAAMVCSLENRDDCLMCGS